One Serpentinicella alkaliphila DNA segment encodes these proteins:
- the argH gene encoding argininosuccinate lyase: MNNQNENKALWSGRFASSPAEIMQQFSQSIDMDWRFYKHDIIGNKAQAKMLTHIGILTTQELEQILSAFDEIEKEIHDGTLIPKIALEDVHMNIEARLIEKLGPLGAKIHTGRSRNDQVATDYRLFMKDAILLIQEKMTALLKILIEKANADVDIIVPGFTHLQHAQPISLGHYWMAYFWKFNRDLKRFTSAYETTNFSPLGAGALAGSTLPIDREFTKNELNFAFITENSLDTVSDRDYLLEFLFAASTFALHTSRLCEDLIIWGTSEFNFIELPDAFCTGSSMMPNKKNPDALEIARGKTSGILSSLYDLMVNMKGLPLTYNRDLQEDKRPVFHSIETVNIILDVLTPLISEIQVKEEEVKKHLNKGFLLATDVAEYLVLKGVPFRDTHHIVGNLVQYCIRNNKDLENLTIEEWKNHHEIFDNDIFDILTPESAVDRRSTYGGTARSEVRRQIEKAKSLLK; this comes from the coding sequence ATGAACAATCAAAATGAAAATAAAGCCCTTTGGAGTGGAAGATTTGCTAGCTCTCCAGCGGAAATTATGCAACAATTTAGTCAATCTATAGATATGGACTGGCGTTTCTATAAACATGATATTATCGGAAACAAAGCTCAGGCAAAAATGTTAACACATATCGGAATTTTAACAACCCAAGAATTAGAGCAAATATTAAGTGCCTTCGATGAAATTGAAAAGGAAATACATGATGGTACTTTAATACCTAAAATCGCTTTAGAAGATGTACATATGAATATAGAGGCTCGTTTAATTGAAAAATTAGGTCCTCTAGGAGCTAAAATACATACAGGCAGATCAAGAAATGATCAAGTTGCAACGGACTACAGACTATTTATGAAGGATGCAATTTTGCTTATTCAAGAAAAGATGACGGCCCTACTAAAGATATTAATTGAGAAGGCAAATGCTGATGTAGATATCATTGTTCCTGGTTTTACTCACTTACAGCATGCACAACCCATCTCTTTAGGCCATTATTGGATGGCATATTTTTGGAAATTCAATAGGGATTTAAAAAGGTTTACATCTGCCTATGAAACTACTAACTTTAGTCCTTTAGGCGCTGGAGCCTTAGCAGGTTCTACCTTGCCTATAGATAGAGAATTTACAAAAAATGAACTAAACTTCGCCTTTATAACTGAAAACAGTTTAGACACAGTTTCAGATAGGGATTATTTATTAGAGTTTCTATTTGCTGCATCTACCTTTGCTTTACACACTAGCCGACTGTGCGAAGATTTAATTATTTGGGGAACTTCAGAGTTCAACTTTATAGAACTTCCTGATGCATTTTGTACTGGTTCTAGTATGATGCCAAACAAGAAAAACCCTGATGCCTTAGAAATTGCCCGTGGGAAAACCAGTGGTATTTTGAGTAGCCTTTACGATTTGATGGTTAATATGAAGGGATTACCCTTAACATATAATAGAGATCTCCAAGAGGACAAACGTCCTGTTTTTCATTCAATCGAAACAGTAAATATTATTTTAGATGTTCTAACTCCATTAATTTCGGAAATACAAGTTAAAGAAGAGGAAGTGAAAAAACATTTAAATAAGGGGTTCTTACTAGCTACTGACGTAGCAGAATACTTAGTTCTAAAGGGAGTACCTTTTAGAGATACTCATCATATCGTTGGAAACCTAGTTCAATATTGTATTAGAAACAATAAAGACTTAGAAAATTTAACTATTGAAGAGTGGAAAAATCATCATGAAATATTTGATAATGATATTTTCGATATTCTTACTCCAGAATCTGCAGTCGATCGTCGATCTACTTACGGTGGTACAGCTAGAAGCGAAGTTAGAAGACAAATAGAAAAAGCCAAATCTTTATTAAAATAA
- a CDS encoding dUTP diphosphatase, whose protein sequence is MELHQLFYIQSQLDKKIAANHNLYKQDLTSSKILALLVELGELANETRCFKFWSLKGPSEKEKIIEEYVDCLHFILSIGLDNGFVFTNIEVTPKEGNLVDHFQSVFSKTIQIKEDLTDEKYLALFTDFLSLSHSLGFSYEDIFKSYMMKNEINHKRQAEGY, encoded by the coding sequence ATGGAACTTCATCAGTTGTTTTATATCCAAAGTCAATTAGACAAAAAAATTGCTGCCAATCATAATTTATATAAACAGGATTTAACTTCATCTAAAATATTGGCGCTTTTAGTTGAGTTAGGAGAGCTAGCAAATGAAACGAGATGTTTTAAGTTTTGGAGCTTAAAAGGTCCTTCTGAAAAGGAAAAGATTATTGAAGAATATGTAGATTGTTTACATTTTATTTTAAGTATTGGGCTTGATAATGGATTTGTATTTACAAATATTGAAGTTACACCGAAAGAAGGTAATTTAGTAGATCATTTTCAGTCTGTATTCTCTAAAACTATACAAATTAAAGAGGATTTAACAGATGAAAAATATTTGGCGTTGTTTACAGATTTTCTGTCCCTGAGTCATTCATTAGGATTTAGTTACGAAGATATTTTCAAATCTTATATGATGAAGAATGAAATTAACCATAAGCGACAAGCAGAGGGGTATTAA
- the trpA gene encoding tryptophan synthase subunit alpha — protein MNIIENTFKKLKSLNKVAFIPFIVAGHPTLEKTEELILLLEHEGADIIEIGIPFSDPLADGPVIESAAQKSILNSTKVNQVFNSILNLRKKTNIPIVILVYFNTILASGASGFIEKCLKANVNGLIIPDLPYEERDELLSLIKETDISLIPLVTPTSNNRIEKIVSDCKGFVYCVSSLGVTGIRKDFNKDLSSFLNSVRQYTDLPLALGFGISNKATIDELKTHVDGIIVGSALVNKIEESNCNLEEIKEFIKDMVSPLKN, from the coding sequence ATGAATATAATTGAAAACACTTTCAAAAAATTAAAGTCCTTAAATAAAGTAGCTTTTATACCTTTTATTGTTGCGGGTCATCCTACTCTAGAGAAAACCGAAGAGCTTATTTTACTTCTAGAGCACGAAGGTGCTGACATAATAGAAATTGGAATACCTTTTTCCGATCCCTTAGCTGATGGGCCAGTTATAGAAAGTGCAGCTCAAAAATCCATACTAAATAGTACAAAAGTAAATCAAGTCTTTAACTCAATATTAAACCTACGGAAGAAAACAAATATTCCAATTGTTATATTAGTTTATTTTAATACAATACTAGCAAGTGGAGCCTCTGGGTTTATTGAAAAATGCCTAAAAGCAAATGTTAACGGCCTAATTATTCCAGACCTACCCTACGAGGAAAGAGATGAGCTTTTAAGTTTAATAAAAGAAACAGATATCTCACTCATACCTTTAGTAACACCTACTTCTAATAATAGGATAGAAAAAATAGTTAGTGACTGTAAAGGCTTTGTATATTGTGTCTCCTCCCTCGGGGTAACTGGAATTCGCAAGGACTTTAATAAAGACTTAAGCTCATTTTTAAATAGTGTACGTCAATATACTGATCTTCCTTTAGCACTTGGATTTGGAATCTCCAATAAAGCTACTATTGATGAACTAAAAACCCATGTGGATGGAATTATTGTTGGCTCTGCCTTAGTAAATAAAATTGAAGAATCTAATTGTAATTTAGAAGAAATAAAAGAGTTTATAAAAGATATGGTTTCACCTCTTAAGAATTAA
- the trpB gene encoding tryptophan synthase subunit beta: MILNRKFGDFGGQYVPETLMNALEELENAYLTYSTTESFKKEYIYYLKEYVGRPTSLYYAERLTRKLGGAKIYLKREDLNHTGAHKINNVIGQILLAKYMGKKKVIAETGAGQHGVATATAAALFGMECTVFMGEEDIRRQKLNVFRMELLGAKVVSVTSGTRTLKDATNEAIREWVAKVDDTFYIIGSVVGPHPYPLMVRNFQKIIGEETKKQVLEKENRLPNTLIACVGGGSNAMGLFYPFLEDTEVEMIGVEAAGLGIDTEHHAATLTKGSIGVLHGMKTYLLQDSEGHILPAHSISAGLDYPGIGPEHAFLRDSKRVKYHSITDEEALNAFGLLAKTEGVIPALESSHALAYALKLAPTKHKSHIIVINLSGRGDKDVHTVLENI; this comes from the coding sequence ATGATATTAAATAGAAAATTTGGTGACTTTGGGGGACAGTATGTACCTGAAACTTTAATGAATGCCCTTGAAGAATTAGAAAATGCATATTTAACCTATAGTACTACCGAGTCCTTTAAAAAAGAATATATATATTATTTAAAAGAGTATGTTGGCCGTCCAACTTCCCTCTATTATGCAGAGAGATTAACTCGTAAATTAGGTGGTGCAAAAATCTATCTTAAGAGAGAAGATCTAAACCATACGGGTGCTCATAAGATAAATAACGTTATTGGTCAAATTCTATTAGCTAAATATATGGGTAAGAAGAAAGTTATAGCAGAGACTGGAGCAGGCCAGCATGGAGTTGCAACTGCCACCGCAGCAGCCTTATTTGGTATGGAATGTACCGTGTTTATGGGCGAGGAGGATATACGTAGGCAAAAGCTTAATGTATTCCGTATGGAACTATTAGGGGCAAAGGTTGTTTCAGTTACCTCTGGTACAAGAACTTTAAAGGACGCAACTAATGAAGCCATTAGAGAGTGGGTTGCTAAAGTGGATGATACCTTTTATATTATTGGCTCTGTTGTGGGACCTCATCCATATCCCCTTATGGTTAGAAACTTTCAAAAAATTATAGGAGAAGAGACAAAAAAACAGGTTTTAGAGAAGGAAAATAGGCTTCCTAATACCCTCATCGCCTGTGTAGGTGGTGGAAGTAATGCTATGGGTCTATTTTACCCGTTTCTTGAAGATACTGAAGTTGAAATGATTGGTGTTGAGGCTGCAGGCTTAGGCATAGATACTGAGCACCATGCAGCTACTCTAACTAAAGGTAGTATAGGAGTACTCCATGGAATGAAAACCTATTTACTTCAAGATAGTGAAGGACATATTCTTCCAGCCCATTCTATATCTGCAGGTTTAGATTATCCAGGAATCGGGCCAGAGCACGCTTTTTTAAGGGATAGTAAAAGAGTAAAGTACCACTCTATTACAGATGAGGAAGCTTTGAATGCCTTTGGCCTTTTGGCAAAAACAGAAGGAGTTATTCCTGCTTTAGAGAGCTCCCATGCCTTAGCATATGCCTTAAAACTTGCCCCTACAAAACATAAATCTCATATTATAGTTATTAACCTTTCAGGCCGTGGTGATAAGGATGTCCATACAGTTTTGGAGAATATATAA
- a CDS encoding phosphoribosylanthranilate isomerase yields MVPKIKLCGIRTLEEINIINNFPIDYVGFVFAPSKRQISTNHFASLKDSLRKDIKTVGVFVNESISTINYIVDKYGLDLVQLHGNETEDYCRCIIAPLWKSISVKSMESVNVLNSYKSPIGFLLDTYSPTSRGGTGETFNWNLVKGISNTHNIILAGGLNEHNVCSAIKTVKPQVIDVSSGIEKDNTKNQQLIDKFIGRVMANDIK; encoded by the coding sequence ATGGTACCTAAAATTAAGCTTTGTGGAATTCGTACTTTAGAAGAAATAAATATTATAAATAATTTTCCTATAGATTATGTGGGCTTTGTATTTGCCCCAAGTAAAAGACAAATTTCAACAAATCACTTCGCTAGTTTAAAGGATAGTCTCAGAAAGGATATTAAGACAGTTGGGGTCTTTGTTAATGAATCTATATCGACTATTAATTATATTGTAGATAAATACGGTTTAGATTTAGTCCAGCTCCATGGAAATGAGACTGAAGATTACTGTAGATGCATTATAGCTCCCCTATGGAAAAGTATTTCAGTAAAATCAATGGAATCTGTTAATGTCTTAAATAGTTACAAATCACCCATAGGTTTTCTTTTGGATACCTATTCACCTACCTCTAGAGGAGGTACAGGAGAGACTTTTAACTGGAATTTAGTAAAAGGTATTTCAAATACCCATAATATAATTCTCGCAGGTGGTTTGAATGAACATAATGTTTGTTCAGCTATAAAAACAGTTAAGCCCCAGGTAATCGATGTAAGCTCCGGAATTGAAAAAGATAATACAAAAAATCAACAACTTATTGATAAATTTATAGGAAGGGTGATGGCAAATGATATTAAATAG
- a CDS encoding indole-3-glycerol phosphate synthase TrpC encodes MFIVDPYQIYESKYLGASCILLIASILDENKLRHFNSLAYSLGLDTIIEVHNRDEIAKALYARARIIGINNRNLKDFSLNINRTLELRKYIPNNILVVSESGISNSKDVQVLRKTNIDAILVGEGFMKATNIKDKAKELIEAYGT; translated from the coding sequence ATGTTTATAGTTGATCCATACCAAATATATGAATCTAAATATTTAGGGGCAAGTTGTATACTACTAATTGCTTCAATATTAGATGAGAATAAATTGAGGCACTTTAATAGTCTTGCCTACTCCCTAGGACTGGACACTATAATTGAAGTTCATAACAGAGATGAAATTGCAAAGGCACTATATGCAAGGGCCAGAATTATAGGTATAAATAACCGTAATTTAAAAGACTTTTCATTAAATATTAATAGAACTCTTGAGCTAAGAAAATATATTCCTAATAACATATTAGTTGTTAGCGAAAGTGGTATAAGTAACTCTAAGGATGTACAGGTTCTAAGAAAAACAAATATTGATGCAATTTTAGTCGGGGAAGGCTTTATGAAAGCAACTAATATAAAAGATAAAGCTAAGGAGCTGATTGAGGCATATGGTACCTAA
- a CDS encoding transposase yields MMKDEFEKNKEVAATYRGAYLLISNRVDNPEEALDAYIKRWSIEVFFRTAKQELGLNSCHSTSESHHYAHIELIFTAETLLVYARWELNNKGAEEGFTHGEMVRNFFNATYRIVIKAQQCFQTIQVHFDTEVRQFARLIDKFWPKNLLLGWFTVQNSQYMESIA; encoded by the coding sequence ATGATGAAGGATGAATTTGAGAAAAACAAAGAGGTTGCGGCTACATATCGTGGGGCTTACCTTTTGATTAGTAATAGGGTCGATAATCCTGAAGAAGCTTTAGATGCATATATTAAGCGTTGGAGCATTGAGGTTTTTTTTAGAACTGCAAAACAAGAACTGGGGTTGAATTCTTGCCACTCAACGTCGGAAAGTCATCATTACGCCCATATTGAGCTCATTTTTACAGCAGAAACTTTACTTGTCTATGCAAGATGGGAACTCAATAATAAAGGCGCTGAAGAAGGCTTCACCCACGGCGAAATGGTCCGAAACTTTTTCAACGCCACATACCGTATCGTTATAAAAGCACAGCAATGCTTTCAAACTATACAAGTACATTTTGACACAGAAGTTAGGCAATTTGCAAGACTTATTGATAAATTTTGGCCGAAGAATTTATTGTTAGGTTGGTTTACTGTGCAAAATTCCCAGTATATGGAGTCAATTGCATAA
- a CDS encoding beta/alpha barrel domain-containing protein — MILDMIVKKKKETVKIQKQRFPLPILLASISNINQPNSFYESISKDGLSIIGEVKQASPSKGVISEHFNIRQIVKDYSTSVNCISVLTEEHFFKGSPNYLKDISAMTQLPLLRKDFIA, encoded by the coding sequence ATGATTTTAGATATGATTGTTAAAAAGAAAAAAGAGACTGTTAAAATACAAAAACAACGTTTTCCACTTCCAATTTTATTAGCTAGTATATCTAATATTAATCAGCCTAATAGCTTTTATGAATCAATCTCAAAGGATGGCTTATCTATAATTGGTGAAGTTAAGCAGGCCTCTCCTTCTAAAGGAGTTATAAGTGAGCACTTTAATATTAGACAAATAGTTAAGGACTATTCAACTAGCGTTAACTGTATTTCAGTATTAACCGAAGAACACTTCTTTAAGGGAAGTCCTAATTATTTAAAAGATATATCAGCTATGACCCAGCTTCCTCTTCTTAGAAAAGACTTTATAGCATGA
- the trpD gene encoding anthranilate phosphoribosyltransferase has product MIKDSINKLVHGISLSEYEMTEALNEIMSGLVSPTLISSFLTALKLKGETIEEITGGAKVLRKKCSSIDLNDLYTIDTCGTGGDNSNTFNISTAVAFIAASAGIPVVKHGNRSVTSKSGSADVLEALGANIYLSPTQVEHCILNHNLGFLFAPNFHSAMKHVAETRKELGFRTIFNILGPLSNPASAKAQVLGVFEESLTEPLAHVLKNLGTKHALVVHGMDGIDEITVTTDTKITELRENKIFTYYLNPKDYGFTLCKHEDLNGGDARENGKIIKSIFLGEQGPKRDILLLNSAAALYIGRKVDNFRDGITLASNLLDSGAAYRKLTDYVEETRLLL; this is encoded by the coding sequence ATGATTAAAGATTCAATAAATAAATTAGTCCATGGTATTAGCTTATCAGAGTATGAGATGACTGAAGCTTTAAATGAGATTATGAGCGGATTAGTAAGCCCAACCTTAATAAGTAGCTTCTTAACAGCTCTTAAACTAAAGGGAGAAACAATAGAAGAAATCACCGGTGGAGCTAAAGTTTTACGAAAAAAGTGCTCTTCAATAGATTTAAATGATCTATACACAATTGATACCTGTGGTACAGGTGGTGATAATAGCAATACTTTTAATATTTCAACAGCCGTAGCCTTTATAGCTGCATCCGCTGGCATACCAGTTGTGAAGCATGGCAATCGTTCTGTTACAAGCAAAAGTGGATCCGCAGATGTTTTAGAAGCCTTAGGAGCGAATATTTATCTATCCCCCACTCAAGTAGAGCACTGTATTTTAAATCACAATTTAGGATTTCTATTTGCACCAAATTTCCATTCTGCGATGAAGCATGTGGCAGAGACTCGAAAGGAACTGGGATTTAGAACTATTTTTAACATTTTAGGACCTTTGTCTAATCCAGCCTCTGCGAAAGCCCAAGTACTAGGAGTATTTGAAGAAAGTCTAACAGAGCCTTTAGCTCACGTTCTTAAAAACCTTGGAACAAAGCATGCATTAGTCGTGCATGGTATGGATGGTATCGATGAAATTACTGTAACTACTGATACAAAAATAACGGAGCTTAGAGAAAATAAAATATTTACTTACTATTTAAATCCTAAAGATTACGGATTCACTCTTTGTAAACACGAGGATTTAAATGGTGGTGATGCAAGAGAAAATGGGAAGATCATAAAATCAATATTTTTAGGGGAACAAGGCCCAAAGCGTGACATCTTGCTACTTAATAGCGCTGCGGCCCTTTATATCGGAAGGAAGGTTGATAACTTTAGAGATGGCATTACTTTAGCCTCTAATTTATTAGATAGTGGTGCAGCTTATAGGAAATTAACAGATTATGTTGAAGAAACGAGGTTATTATTATGA
- a CDS encoding anthranilate synthase component II — MILLIDNYDSFTYNLYQYLGVYDEVKVFRNDKLKPRDILNLSPSKIVISPGPKSPKEAGNCIEIIKELSPHIPILGVCLGHQCIGAAFGANITYAKELYHGKTSYITHKGKSIFRGIISPLTVTRYHSLVVDQNTLPDSFEVLSSTTNGELMAIQHKEYPLIGLQFHPESITTDCGNKIIENFVKGECFHD, encoded by the coding sequence GTGATTCTATTAATAGATAATTATGATTCTTTTACCTATAATCTATATCAATATTTAGGTGTATATGATGAAGTTAAGGTGTTTAGAAATGACAAATTAAAACCTAGGGATATTTTAAATTTATCCCCAAGTAAAATAGTTATTTCTCCTGGCCCTAAATCTCCTAAAGAGGCAGGTAATTGTATTGAGATTATAAAGGAACTGTCACCACATATACCTATTCTTGGAGTCTGTTTAGGGCATCAGTGTATTGGAGCAGCCTTTGGGGCAAATATCACTTATGCTAAGGAATTATATCATGGTAAAACTAGCTACATTACTCATAAGGGTAAGAGTATTTTTAGGGGTATTATTAGTCCTTTAACAGTTACGAGATATCACTCTTTAGTGGTGGATCAGAATACATTACCAGATTCCTTTGAAGTATTATCATCTACCACTAATGGTGAGCTAATGGCAATACAGCATAAGGAATACCCTTTAATCGGCCTTCAATTCCATCCTGAGTCTATAACAACTGACTGTGGCAATAAAATTATTGAAAACTTTGTTAAAGGGGAGTGCTTCCATGATTAA
- the trpE gene encoding anthranilate synthase component I, whose amino-acid sequence MDTTQCLIPYIKTLSGDRDTPITLYERYVKEAPGFLLESKDPIRGRFSFISKYPKTIIKGCGTKLSIFNEGNEVNLTGNSLDLIKNYLSNYLVENKSNIPFIGGAVGMIAYDIVKQHEKLPTTNMDTLKLPDIHLMVVKEVIVYDHFHSQIHLVVLEENSELGKHRGLSRLKAIEKELSTQLNSSSTLDKTTPTLNVIENLDSFKYEFIEKVNKAKDYIKEGDIFQVVLSQRWCVETNKKPFTLYRQLREINPSPYLFYFNFGDYQLVGSSPEMLVEVRGDNVYTCPIAGTRKRGKTKEEDEYLKEELLNDYKERAEHVMLVDLARNDMGRISKIGSVKVTNFMDVHNYSHVMHIVSTVEGIKKETEDSFSILSHFLPAGTLSGAPKIRAMEIIEELEEEKRGPYGGAVGYFSFDGDLDMCIAIRTMVIKENKVFLQAGAGIVADSIPENEYEECKNKIQSLVKAIEFC is encoded by the coding sequence ATGGATACAACTCAATGTCTTATACCCTATATTAAAACTCTATCGGGAGATAGGGATACCCCAATTACTTTATATGAACGATACGTAAAGGAAGCCCCAGGCTTTCTTCTAGAAAGCAAGGACCCTATAAGAGGGAGATTTTCCTTTATAAGCAAGTATCCTAAAACAATTATTAAAGGTTGTGGAACAAAACTATCAATTTTTAATGAAGGCAATGAAGTGAACCTCACTGGAAATAGCTTAGACCTAATTAAAAATTACTTAAGTAATTATTTAGTCGAAAATAAGTCAAATATTCCGTTTATTGGTGGAGCTGTAGGTATGATTGCTTATGACATAGTTAAGCAACATGAAAAATTACCTACTACTAATATGGATACATTAAAGCTACCAGATATTCATCTTATGGTTGTTAAGGAAGTCATAGTATACGATCACTTTCATAGTCAAATACACCTAGTTGTTTTAGAGGAAAATTCAGAGTTAGGTAAGCATAGGGGGCTCTCAAGATTAAAAGCTATTGAGAAAGAGCTTTCTACCCAATTAAATTCCTCATCTACTCTAGATAAAACAACACCTACATTAAATGTAATAGAAAATTTAGATAGTTTTAAGTACGAGTTTATTGAGAAAGTAAACAAAGCCAAAGATTACATTAAAGAAGGTGATATTTTTCAAGTAGTTCTTTCTCAAAGATGGTGTGTAGAAACTAATAAAAAGCCCTTTACCTTATACAGACAGCTTAGAGAAATTAATCCATCCCCCTATTTGTTTTACTTTAATTTTGGTGATTATCAGTTAGTTGGTAGTTCTCCTGAAATGCTAGTTGAGGTTCGAGGTGACAATGTATACACTTGTCCGATTGCAGGTACTAGAAAAAGAGGAAAAACAAAGGAAGAGGATGAGTATTTAAAAGAAGAACTTTTGAATGATTATAAAGAGCGGGCAGAACACGTCATGTTAGTAGATTTAGCGAGAAATGATATGGGGCGAATTTCTAAAATTGGTTCTGTTAAAGTAACAAACTTTATGGATGTCCATAATTATTCCCATGTTATGCATATTGTTTCAACGGTTGAAGGAATTAAAAAGGAAACGGAAGATAGCTTTTCAATTCTATCTCATTTTTTACCTGCCGGAACCCTTTCTGGAGCTCCTAAAATACGTGCTATGGAAATTATAGAAGAACTTGAAGAGGAAAAACGAGGGCCCTATGGGGGTGCCGTTGGATACTTTAGCTTTGATGGTGACTTAGATATGTGTATCGCTATACGTACTATGGTTATTAAGGAAAACAAAGTATTTCTACAGGCTGGTGCTGGAATAGTTGCTGATTCCATCCCAGAAAATGAATATGAAGAATGTAAAAACAAAATACAATCCTTAGTTAAAGCAATTGAATTTTGTTAA
- a CDS encoding ACT domain-containing protein, with the protein MINKDGNTYYIVNAKALPDIFIKTMEVKELLKRGEVTTIHDAVEQVGISRGAYYKYKDYIFPFYELSQGKIITFALILEHASGILSEVLNQIAKAGGSILTINQNIPAHGIANVTISLETKNMNMNIEELINSIKKLQGVKEVNILGKE; encoded by the coding sequence ATGATAAATAAGGATGGAAATACATATTACATTGTAAATGCAAAGGCGTTACCAGATATATTTATAAAAACCATGGAAGTAAAGGAATTACTTAAAAGGGGAGAGGTTACAACTATACACGATGCGGTTGAGCAGGTGGGTATTAGTAGAGGGGCATACTATAAATATAAGGATTACATTTTTCCTTTTTATGAACTAAGTCAAGGCAAAATTATTACATTCGCATTAATATTAGAGCATGCTTCCGGAATACTATCCGAAGTCCTAAACCAAATTGCAAAGGCTGGAGGGAGTATACTAACTATAAATCAAAACATTCCTGCCCATGGAATAGCAAATGTAACGATTTCTTTAGAAACAAAGAATATGAATATGAATATTGAAGAATTAATTAATTCAATTAAAAAGCTTCAAGGTGTTAAAGAGGTCAATATATTAGGGAAAGAGTAA